A DNA window from Maribellus comscasis contains the following coding sequences:
- a CDS encoding uroporphyrinogen decarboxylase family protein: MVHNSKYSKFDKPLLVDYLATKQVTKSLLKYYSLKNENELLNKLKSDFYYLSCRDISQNESCFPFYRGPKLKITDTKRICPLGIHWKRLVYDDKFGVDEAINSPLSSEFIKEEDILNLKLPDPRWFDFSPLTKECDLNAKRIIVGGLWSAIHGDSYRMMGYENFLLNIALNKNLVQLLVNRMTDFYIEMNTRYFEVVKDKMDVFFMGNDFGSQSGLMISEEDWYEIYYNNYKKLIDLAHSFNLKVMVHSCGSIEPLIPYFIKLGVDIIDPVQTTAKGMDPQALGEKYGKKISFHGAIDTQSVIPYGTSEDIETHVSILIRHLNKNKNYIAAPSNNFMTGTPPQNIDTVYETINKLKSNEFLQ, from the coding sequence ATGGTGCATAATTCAAAATATAGCAAATTCGACAAACCCTTATTGGTTGATTATTTGGCAACAAAACAAGTAACAAAGTCTCTTTTGAAATATTATTCCCTCAAAAATGAGAACGAATTACTCAATAAGCTTAAATCTGATTTTTATTACCTGTCATGCAGGGATATAAGTCAAAATGAAAGTTGCTTTCCATTTTACAGGGGGCCTAAACTTAAAATAACAGATACCAAAAGAATTTGTCCATTGGGTATTCATTGGAAAAGATTGGTATATGATGATAAATTTGGAGTGGATGAAGCAATTAATAGCCCCTTATCTTCGGAATTTATTAAAGAAGAGGATATTTTAAACTTAAAATTACCTGACCCTCGTTGGTTTGATTTTTCACCCCTTACGAAAGAATGTGATTTAAATGCAAAAAGAATCATTGTAGGGGGATTATGGTCTGCCATTCATGGAGATAGTTACCGGATGATGGGATACGAGAATTTTCTTTTAAACATTGCTTTAAATAAAAACCTGGTTCAGTTACTTGTGAATCGAATGACTGACTTTTATATTGAAATGAATACTCGCTATTTTGAAGTAGTTAAAGATAAAATGGACGTCTTTTTTATGGGTAATGACTTTGGTTCGCAATCCGGATTAATGATAAGCGAGGAAGATTGGTATGAAATTTATTACAACAATTATAAAAAACTTATTGACCTTGCACATTCCTTTAACCTCAAGGTAATGGTGCATTCGTGTGGCTCCATTGAGCCTTTAATCCCATATTTTATTAAGCTTGGAGTTGATATAATTGACCCGGTTCAAACTACAGCAAAAGGAATGGACCCACAAGCTTTAGGAGAAAAATATGGAAAAAAAATCTCATTTCATGGTGCAATCGATACTCAATCTGTAATACCATATGGAACTTCAGAGGATATTGAGACACATGTTTCAATTTTGATACGACACCTAAATAAAAATAAAAATTACATTGCTGCTCCCTCAAACAATTTTATGACCGGAACACCCCCGCAAAATATTGATACCGTTTATGAAACCATTAATAAATTAAAAAGTAATGAATTTTTACAATAA
- a CDS encoding TRAP transporter substrate-binding protein, protein MNFYNKIIILLLVTFIVSSCSTKKNYKEFRLAYVMAPGGTSHAAAEQFSKLVSQKSGGKIRVKLYPNGILGNDRILVEGLSLRSIDMIIAGPSIIGWNAPEYGVIEAPFVFNSYAHMEKVMYGKIGKEIESAIYKNRKIHFLAFLHRGPRYLTTTNKIVKTPEDLNGLKLRVPELPIYIKSWKTFSANPTPLAYSDMFMALKQGVVEGQENPLEVIYTSHLYETQKYIMKTEHLISFYIACIGDYFFKKFDKNEQKIIIDSIKEAAQYQNDLVKEYEEKFTDELKAAGVKFIDVDRNAFEQLAVQKLPKLFKDVWAPDIYQRIRDVK, encoded by the coding sequence ATGAATTTTTACAATAAAATAATAATACTTCTTCTGGTAACATTTATTGTAAGTTCCTGTTCAACAAAAAAGAATTATAAAGAATTCCGACTTGCATACGTAATGGCTCCGGGAGGTACCTCCCATGCTGCAGCCGAACAATTTAGCAAACTAGTATCCCAAAAATCCGGGGGAAAAATAAGGGTAAAACTCTATCCAAATGGAATTTTAGGCAACGACAGAATTCTGGTCGAAGGATTAAGCCTCAGAAGCATTGATATGATTATCGCAGGACCATCTATTATTGGGTGGAATGCTCCCGAATATGGAGTTATCGAAGCTCCTTTTGTTTTCAATAGCTATGCGCATATGGAAAAAGTAATGTATGGAAAAATAGGGAAAGAAATTGAATCAGCCATTTATAAAAACCGGAAGATTCATTTTCTTGCTTTTCTCCACCGTGGACCAAGATATTTAACTACGACCAACAAAATCGTAAAAACGCCTGAAGATTTAAACGGATTAAAACTTCGTGTACCTGAATTACCCATTTATATAAAATCATGGAAAACATTTAGTGCAAATCCTACTCCATTAGCATACTCCGATATGTTTATGGCACTAAAACAGGGTGTCGTTGAGGGTCAGGAGAATCCACTGGAAGTAATCTATACAAGCCATTTATATGAGACACAAAAGTATATAATGAAGACAGAGCATCTCATTAGCTTTTATATTGCTTGTATTGGTGATTACTTTTTTAAAAAATTTGATAAAAATGAACAAAAAATAATTATCGATTCAATTAAAGAAGCAGCTCAATATCAAAACGATTTGGTAAAAGAGTACGAAGAAAAGTTTACAGATGAATTAAAAGCAGCTGGTGTTAAGTTTATTGATGTAGATAGAAATGCGTTTGAACAACTTGCGGTTCAAAAACTACCCAAGTTATTCAAAGATGTCTGGGCACCTGACATTTACCAACGAATACGAGATGTAAAATAA
- a CDS encoding HpcH/HpaI aldolase family protein — MIKPNIVLEKMKNGVFSLGGWVLSNSVSSAEIMAQAGFDWVCIDAEHSSVSKETATNMIRAIELHGAEPFVRISLNDEVEIKKYMDIGARGIIVPMIKSYDEIEKAISFIKYPPSGNRSYAIPRCTGYGDWSNEYYENANQQTFIAIMIEHIDAVRDIDKIFSHKGIDAILIGPYDLSGSMDIPGQFENEKFVETLEYIHKKAIEYSITMGIHEVHPSLKKINNFINQGYKFIACGIDTLFILERSKEFAQLNT, encoded by the coding sequence ATGATAAAACCGAATATTGTTTTGGAGAAAATGAAAAATGGAGTTTTCTCTCTTGGGGGATGGGTTCTGTCAAACTCAGTATCCTCAGCAGAAATAATGGCTCAGGCAGGATTTGATTGGGTATGCATTGATGCCGAACATTCATCTGTCTCTAAAGAAACAGCAACTAACATGATTAGGGCGATTGAATTACACGGCGCTGAACCATTCGTCAGAATTAGTCTGAATGATGAAGTAGAAATAAAAAAATACATGGATATAGGAGCCAGGGGCATCATTGTACCCATGATAAAATCTTATGATGAGATAGAAAAAGCAATTTCATTTATAAAATATCCACCGTCAGGAAACCGGTCTTATGCTATTCCCAGATGCACAGGGTATGGAGACTGGTCAAACGAATATTATGAGAATGCCAACCAACAAACTTTTATCGCCATCATGATTGAACATATTGATGCGGTCAGAGATATTGACAAAATATTCTCTCATAAAGGGATTGATGCTATTTTGATTGGCCCTTATGATTTGTCTGGTTCAATGGATATTCCAGGGCAATTTGAAAATGAAAAATTTGTGGAAACACTGGAGTATATCCACAAAAAAGCAATAGAGTATTCTATTACAATGGGTATACACGAAGTACATCCATCTTTGAAAAAAATTAACAATTTCATCAATCAAGGTTATAAATTTATTGCCTGTGGCATTGATACTCTCTTCATTTTGGAACGGTCAAAAGAATTCGCCCAACTTAATACTTAA
- a CDS encoding YhcH/YjgK/YiaL family protein has translation MILGSLKNTETAEKVHYLFKKAFDYIKTADLTTIPSDGTRIELEGNKLYFVINEYLGKTRQDLIGEAHRKYIDIQVLLEGTESMGWIELSECRKLLKPYDSEKDAVLYNDTPSSYIQVSPGEFVIFFPEDVHAPGISTENIKKLVVKVLI, from the coding sequence TTGATTTTAGGATCATTAAAAAATACAGAAACAGCTGAAAAAGTTCACTACCTTTTTAAAAAAGCTTTTGACTATATCAAAACTGCTGATCTAACTACAATTCCATCTGACGGAACCAGAATTGAGCTTGAAGGAAACAAACTTTATTTCGTTATCAATGAATATTTAGGTAAAACACGTCAGGATCTAATAGGAGAAGCCCATCGAAAATACATTGATATTCAGGTTCTGTTAGAAGGAACTGAATCGATGGGCTGGATTGAACTATCTGAATGCAGGAAATTATTAAAACCGTATGATTCAGAGAAAGATGCAGTCTTATACAATGATACGCCTTCCTCCTATATTCAGGTCTCTCCCGGAGAATTTGTAATCTTCTTTCCTGAAGATGTGCATGCGCCGGGGATTAGCACTGAAAATATAAAAAAATTAGTTGTAAAAGTGTTGATTTAA